The nucleotide window GTTGATTTAAATAATGGAGGGGATGGCTTAACTAACTTATTTAAAGTTGCACTTATTGACCGATCTACTGTATTTGTTGACCGATCTACCGTATTTTTAGTAATCATCCTATCTAAATCTACATTCGGCTTTTGATTAAATACATCAGGCTTACATGCCATCGTCATGATTATAATACTAATTAAACAGATTAACACACTACATGTTTTCACTCACTTCTCCTTAATAATTATCAAAAAATAATACATAAATAAATTTGCAATTAATATAATTAATAAATCAACTTATAATTAAATCAATTTATAAAAATAATATTATTAAATAATTTATGAAATATAAGCAAATAAACTTGTAATAACAACATAAATGACTTAAAAGCCTCTATTTATAAGTTACAATTACAAGTATGTCTACAAAAATAATTATTTTTTACTTAAAAAAAGTCACGTAAAAATACGCAAATAAGTGAAACGTTTGAAATTAAATAAAATTAACTCTAATAATGAATAACCAACATTTTTAAATTTACCAGTAAAATTTTATCATTTTTAAATTAACACTTTCTTAAATAAGAAGACACGGATTGAGAAAATGTAATTTACAAATATAAAGGCCTCTTAGATATTACATCAAAAGCATCCAAACCCCTCTTATACTTAAGCTCCCAAAATCCTCCAGTAGACTCCTTCATATGCATAAATGCAGAAGCAGCTTCTCCATCCTTAGTGATCTTTTCAATTTCCTCTATAAGCTTATCTATATCACTCACACTTGCTGCTGCTACTACTATTTGGTCCTTAACCTTAGAAATAGCATCAGCCCTTGCCATCATTATTGTATCTAACTGAGCAGACATTGCAATAAACTCATCTGCAGACTGAATGTCTGTTAAATTAGCCTCATCAAAACAATTATATAAAACCTGATAAGCATAATGTGTAAGCTCAAATAAAACTAGACATAAATCAAAAGCAATAGATCCCTTTTCAATAAATATAAAATTTGCATAAACGTAATTTGCCAATTTTGCCAATACTCCCAAATTTGACTGATCATCCTGAGAAACAGAAACACTAGCATTGTATAAAGCGTCAAGTATTACACTTAATTTCTCAATCAGATCAACGTCATGCTCAAGAGCCGTGTACACATAGTTTTGCTCATCTGGGGTCTCATACTCTGCTAACACGTTTAAAAGGAAATTCATTCTCTCTTCAAGCTCATCATTAAGATTAACTTTCTTAATTTCACGTTCAAATTGTTTCTTATATTTATCCACGACTTGTCTAAATTCAATGTAAGCTGCATCTCTTGTCTTAGAAGATTGGGAAGCTAGAGGACCTTCAGGCTTTAATACTTCATTACCTTTACCTAAAGAATTTGTAGGTACAACAACCTCTGGTAATACTACTCTAGTTTGACCCGTACTGCTCGAAGTATCACTTACGTCTTGCTTGCAAGAGACAATGCCAACAGCAAATATATAAAAACCAATTCCAAACTTTATCATACATAGTTCTCCTTTCTTCATCCTGTATCAATAACATTATCAATACTTAATCCATAATGTATAACAACATTTAAAACCATATACATACCACTATATTTAAAGATCAATGCATAAAAAGATGGGGCAACTCTACCACAAAGGCTAAAAGCAAATATACAGAAGAAAGAAACTATAAAGATCGTAAACCCACTTCCACTAAAAAACACATTAGTAAACTTATGTGAATAATTCCATAAAATCTCTCATTGTGCTTCCTATTGCTTTTACGTAAAATTAAAAATTTAAATTTCCAAAGCCAAGCCACCACCTAATCCAGACTACCTCTTTAAAAAATGTAAACTGGTATTTTTGTTACCAAACTCTATTCTTTTAAAAATACAAGATATATTATAATATATTATATCTTTGTATTTGTTATTATATACGAATCATTATTAATCACAACTAATGTAAAAATTTTTAATTCGTTGTTTTACAAATTATCTTTACTAATTAACTCTCACAACTAATTAGCTCTGATATTGCCATCTATATAAACATCTTGCAAGCTCACATACAACTTTAGTATGCGGACTAACAAAAGCTTCAAACCCCTTTAAATCCAACTAAGATTACAACTGAAAAGAACACATCCTTCTTATAAGGATGGTTCCATATAAACTCTATACTCAATGATAAAATTCCAACTCTGGTGCTATATTTATAACTTTATACTTAATATCATTGCTTAAACCTTGCATATCAATAATGTTTGAAGGCTTACCATCAACTGCATAAGAATAAATTTTAAGATAAATAGGTGCACTACTCCCAACAATTGTCTCAGAAAATTTATTACGCATCTTTTGATTATCACCCAGTTTTGTTACTGTTGCTGCTAGTAATATTTTAATATCTTCAATCAACTCAAGCCTTTTTTTAAATAAGCAATCCAGCTTCTCTTGCAGATAAGCAATATCTTGTAGAGAGGCTTTATTTTCTAGTACATCTAAATGGTCAGGTCTTAAAATACCAATACCCTCATCCACAACGCTACGGACATGCACGAACATATCATGTATACAGTCAAGTAATTCCTCAGCATACATGGCGTCTAACCTTATAGCATTAGGTCCTGTTAATTCATTTACTATTAACTGTACATGACTAATAGCACGAACGTCATACCCTAAAGCAGGGTAAATCATGTTCCTATCTTGGTGAATCTTAAAAGAATCTTCATTTGGACGAGCATCATACCAATCATTTGTAAAATGATCATGCACAAATGTAATTTGTGCATTAAAATAAGCAGAATTTTTCTCACCTTTCTCAAACTTATAGTAAGCATTTCTCAATGATTCATTAAACTTGGCTATCTTTTCTCTTAAAATATTAACAGCCTTAACTACTTGTACCTTCTCAGGCTCCTCTTCTACTAATGATCCATCCCTCTCATCGCTATTCTCATCGCTATGATGCACTATGCTACCTATTTCGATCGGTGTAGGCTTTACAGAAACAACAGCACTACTACTTACGGGTATACGATCAGGCGCACATCCAAACATCACAAGACCCAAGACACTCAATATAAATATGTGAAAAGATATTTTTATCATTAATATTCTCCTTATCATTTTTGATCTCTATCTCTTTTTATCTCTAAACCATACTTTTATCTATACTCTAAACATATAGATATAGATAAAATCTAGGAATAATAGGTTGTAAACTACAATATATATCCATTAATTACATATAACAATAAAAATAAATTATATTTATTAAAAATAAATTATTTATTTTAAAACTTAATATATATCCCAAATTAGTAACAAATAAATACAATTTATAAACAATTAAAATAATTTAACATGGTACGTTGATACAATAAAAAAACAGTTTACATATCTAAATTAAACTTTAAAATATGTAAACTGAATTAGGTGGTGGCTCAACCTGTAATATTTATTACAATTAATAATATAAGACCTGCAACTAGGTTGCAATTAATGTCGCTTATCAAGAGAATATACACTATCTACAAATTTAAAACTCATTATTCTAAATTCTGTACATAAAACACAAACTCTACTAGAAGCACATTGAAAAGCATCAATCAATTCTAACGATTTTTTAATCTCATTTTCATCACTAAATAACACTGAATTATTTATTATGCCTTGAAGCAAGCTTACCATTTCCTGGCCTTTTTCAAGCATATCATCTAGTATAACTTTTATTGAAATTAAACCTAAGACATCCTGTGATTCTTTAAGCATGCTCAAAAAATTATCAGAATCAATCCTATCTAAAGCATTAATTAAATTATCTCCAAACACACTTAAATTATTCATTAACTCCAAAGCAAATTTATGATTATCATGACTTAAATCCTTTATTATTGATTTTAAGTTATTTAAAGTTTCTCTGTCATAATTTAGAGCAATTTGGATATTTTTGCTAAAATTTACAGAACTAACCTCTTCATACTGATTCATAGCAATAATTTCATCAACAAGTTCTTCAAGATCAAAATCATTAGGCACTTCAAGCTTATAATTTAATGACTCTTGAAGCAATCTTAAACTCGCAAGTAATTCAGCATAAGCTCTCTCTTCTTGCTCTTCTATTGACCTATTCATACCTGTGTGACTTTCTAATTTATCATGAGATGCAGAAGAAAAAAAATTCTTCCCAAATCCACATCCTAACATTAACACATCCAGTAAACATACCATACATATTCTTTTCACATTAATATTCCCCTTCATACTCTATTGAATTAAACCCTAAACTTGATGTTACGCAGTACATTTTTAAATATATCTTTACGCTTATTATAACATAATGACATTAATTAATAATATTAAATAACTAAATTTAAATCACAAATTACATTAAATTTTCTCTCTAAAGCTAAGATAAACAAAAATACAGCCTACATCAGTATGTAGGCTTAATATTAATTAACTTAATATTTATTAACATCTATCTTAACATTTATTTATATATACTTATATGTACTTAACTTACCCTAAATACAAAGTGCTTAAAGACACAAACTTTAAATACAAAAGTATTGTGCAAATTCATGGCATTATATCTCTAGCCTATTTTATATCTTTCCCTCTCTTTATCTCTTTATTCTTACCTTTCTTCTTCAAACGCGCCTGCTGCTCTTTGAAATCATCAATCTTCTTCTTAATACTCTTCCTTAGACCTAACAGACTATCATTACCAACCTCAATTACCCTTACAATCTCTCCATTCTTATCTAAAATAATATCCACTGCATTCTTAATTGATTCGCCCCCTTCTAAACCTTCCATATCCTTTAGTTTTTCCTTCAATAATTCAAGCACACGCTTCCTTTGTTCAAAAAATTTATCTAGATCAAAATTAATAGAATTGATAAGCTCTACATTACTGCTCTCTTGCAACATATCTAAATTGACATTACTCAAAATCTCACCATCATCTTCAACAACATCACTAATGCAGCTTCCATTATCTCTTAAGAGTATCAACAAATTCTCAGCCAAATCCTTACCATCAGAAATATCAGAGTCTTTTAACAATGCATATATAATTTTTTTTACTACATCAAGACAAGAAATATCATAATTTAAGCCAAGGTAAACACAATTCCTTGAGTAAAAATCATCTCTCTTAAAGTACAAATCAAAACCACTAAACATACTATTAAACATAGTTTGATCAAATTCTGCAGGCTTCTTTACTGAATCCCTAAACAATTTTAAGCTTTCAAGCAATATGGTATAAGGCGTTTGTGGCACTGATTCTTCGTATACACTTAGGTAAGATAAACCAGGAGCACTCAAACCTCCTGTAAGACGATTAGTGGGCGTAGTAAATGGAACTGGAGCACTAGCTACACAACTTAGCAGCATTAACCCCAAAATACCAATTATAATCACACCTATTTTTATCATATATTCTCCTTTTTTTTATAATATCTTTTTATCACTAATAATATCAATAATAAATGGAAACTACTTGAAACATTCATCTTATACAAAAAAAAATTCTAAATACAATACCTATCTGTAAAATTACATGACAACATAAAAAAATTAACTCGTTTGATTAACATATGAGTTATCATTTACTATCAATAAAAAGCCAGCCTACGTCTTTAATTTACGCCTTAAAGCACGCAAGCTGGATCAGGTGGTGGCTTAACCTGTAATATTTATTATACTTAAATAATATAAAATCTGCAATCGAAATTTAACTTTAATTCAAACTTTAATTTAAAAGTACAAATCAAATTAAGGTCAAGTAGCCTAACTCACCTTTAACTAATATTAATCTTACTTATATCAACTTATCTACTTTATCTCTAATTAGATCCCTTAACCCTTTTAACCCCAAAATTTCCTTAGTAGAAAAAATACTCTCATAAATAAATTCATTCTCCTTAATAATCTTATCAAGATGCAAGTTTAACCCTCGAATATTAGACCGTGCTGCTACTCGCATATTAGCCAATCCTGCTGCTCCTCTAAGCAATATCTTAACCCTTTCTATTATATTGTTGCGTACCAACAACATAATATCTAATATATTCTTAATATCTCCTATAGCTTCTGTATTATTTATACCGCTAAGTAAAGCCAAATTATTTTCACTCAAAATTGCAGAATCACCACTAGTAACATCACTTACATACTCAGCACTACTCTTTAGATTACTTAATAATTTAACAGCAGTATTAAAGTCCTCATCATGCCCATCATCACTTACTAAGTTGTCTACCACTATTTTTAAATTATTTAATGCATCAACGTCTTGCATTAAACTAGCATAAACGTTATTTTTATCCCTTTCTATATCAGAATCACCATCTCTAGACTCAACTCCTTTATTATCCCAAACGCTAAATATACTATCAAACCGAGAGGCATCAAATCCTTCAATCTCATAATTCAGCGAAGATTTAAGCTTGCCCAAACTTTCAAGTAATGCGACATAAGCTGGATCTACTGATATCTTTACTGGTATTTTTAATTTTACATTCTCACCTAAAGAATCTCCATTTTTAGATTCCCTAATTACTAGTTCGCTTAAAAATGCTTTACTAGGCTTTGGCAACAAATTATGATTTTTTTTAACACTTCCCTTATAGCCTCCTTTATGACTCTTTTTAGTGCTTGGCAAAGTGCCTCTCATCAATCCAAAATCCACTGGACACCCTAACATTAGACATAAAAAACCAAAGACACAAATTATCATATATATTTTTTTCATTAAATAGCCTCTCTTTTCGCACATACATACCAAACAGTAATAATACTAAGAGGTACATAATATATTAAACTATTTTAAATTAACCTTAACTCTTACATTGAATAATCATTAATCAATGATTGCCCAATATAATGATTAATTAATAGATTTAATATATTATTGATTAATAGAATTTATTATTTTCAGCTTTATTTCTTCTAGTGTAGTTCACTTCATTAAATTAACAATATTGTAATTAATATTTAAGTTTAAATTAAAATACAGTAAAACGTATATCAAAAAAAGCAATCCATGCCACTATACACAGAAAGCTTAATATATAAAAAAATAAATATTAAAAGTCAATATCACCTACACTTAAACAGTAAATACTTGACTTAAAATTAAATATGCTAAAACTTTGCCCTTACAACCCCTAACACTAAATCATTAACCGAATGTTCAATCTTAGTACGTAAATCCCTTAAGCTTTGTTTTGCAGAAGAATTAATGCTCTCTTTAAGAGCACCTTGAGAATTAATAATAGATGCAAGTAAAGATAAAACTTCAACATCATCTACTGCTCCTGCTGCACTCAAAAGCATACCTTTTGCCATATCTACTACAACATTTCTTAAATTAAGCATCTCATCTAAATAAGACTTAAGTAAAGTTATACCTTTTAAATCATTACTAAGTAACAGTACATTTAAATTATCCTGATTTAAAATCCCCTCATCCTCATCAATAACTTCCCTGATGTACATTGCACTAGCCCTTAAACGGTACAATAAACGCAAAGCAAACTCCCTATTTAACTGATTCTCACCAAAAGATGTCAAAATATTTATAACTAGTTCTAAGTTTTCAAGGGACACAACTTCATGCTTTAAGCTAGCATAAACATCATCCCTCGCCTCATCACTACCCAAATCTGCCTCAAACTGATTAAATATATTATCATCAAAGGAAGACTTTCTGGGCAAAAAAGAATCACGATTTTCATTATAAGAAGCTTTAAGAGCAGACAAACTCACCATTAATGCATCATAAGCTACTACCACCTGTGGGTATCTTGTTCTAGGTGGTGGGGGTATTGATGGAACTAAAGATCCAACATCTCTTCTAAATCCAGTAGACATACTTACGTTAACTGAAGATTCTCTGCTGACTCCACAGCCTAAAATACCAAATATACAAACTAACATAGACATTTTTTTCATTAAATATTCCCCTCTCCTCTACTCAACACTTATGTAGAGGGTTTTAAGTTAACTGTGAACATAGGTTATTCTCAATACCAAATCAATATATAATATCAATCTATAATATCGCTTTAATACAAATACTTTAATTTCCCAATATCTGATCAACCCTTCTCTCAATTGCATCTCTTAAGCCTTTAAGGCTTCCTGTAGTATTACCATTAATGCTCCTATAAAGATTAGCATTATTATCAATAATCGGTAACAAACAATCTTTAATATTTGCAATACCTTGAGCCTTATCTGCTAAAACTAATATATCTCCAATTTTGTCTATCACATTATATCTGAGAAATAACATCCTATCTAAAAGAGCAACAAGCTCAACAAGATCATATTCATCTTTGCTAGCCACAATTTTGTCTAAATTATCCCTGTCTAAAATATCCCCAGGCCCAATTTTACTTATAACGTCATAAAAATACTGCCCAACATTACTTAAAACATCACATAAAGCCTTAGCAGCAGCAAGATATTCACCAGCATTATCAACAGCATTCAATAACTTACCTACTATATTTTCCAATTTTGAAGCATAATCTTGATCATAACCTATACCAGCATAAAGATGATCCTTAACCTCATCATTAAAATCAGGAAATGTAGGAACATTATTATGAACATGGTTAAATGGAATCTTTACTTTTTGGGGATCAAAGATAGGCTTATTAGCAAAATATGAACCTTTAAAATTCTTGTATTTTATCTTTAACAATGCAACAGCAGCATTAACATCATAACTCTTCTCTGATGGACCAACTTGCGGACTTAAGAGATCAGAACATCCCACAATTAAAAACCCCAAAGACATTATAACGTACATCACCATACACCTCTTTTGCATTAAATACCTCCTTTAGATTTATTATATTTTCTGTTTACATATAAAGTTATTTACACATAAAAACCTTACTGATAATAAATACATAAATATTATTATAACAATTAGTACTAATTATTTATAATATATTTACTATATCTAACCCCCTAATGCACCACTACGGTACTAATGTTTGTTTTAAGAGTAGCATTTTTTTCTCAATCGCATCTCTTAAACCTTTTAAACTCTCCTCACCTGTATAAATTTTCTTATAAACTTTTCCATTTAAAGAGACAATTGCTTTCAATTTAAATTTAATATTTGCAATATGATGTATAATAGACGGGTCAACTAAAAATAATTTTGTTGAATCTAAAATTTCTTTAATATCACTTATCACACACTCCCTTTTGTATAAAAGCTCCATTAACATAGCATTAAGTTCATTAACATCTTCCATATTATTACCCCTCTTAAGTCTAGACAAATTAACATCACTTCTTATCATATCTTCTGAATTCATAATCTCTATAACGTCATGAAAGTACTCTGAGCTATTTTTTAAAGCCAACAACAAGCCCCTAGCATGCTCTCTATTAGCATCACTAACAATCTTTTTTAATGCAATGATTATTTGTTTTACTATCTCAATATATTCAATGCTATATCCTAAACCAGCATAAACACTATTTCTCTGTTCTTCTGTCCTAAATTCATTCCCAAACTCAATACTAATAAATGGAATATCTCTATCAAAATCGGCCTTTCTTGCACTAAATGCCTTATAGTTAATATCATAAATTCTTAAAAGATGATAATAATTGACCCGCAACAAATCAATATCACTCCGTCCATCATGACCTGGCAATCCCCTCTTCCCATCAGCTCCTTTAGGACCACATGGTCCAATCAGGCCATCAGGACCAACACACCCTACAAATCCTAAGGCGACTAAGATGCATACTACCATACATATCTTTTTCATTAAAAACTCCTTTAACTATCCTATAAACTACTTTACGAAGCTCATAATCACTTAGATGCATCAATTCTATTTTTAATAATGCCTCTCAACCCCCTCAAGCTATCAGCACCAATATAAATCTTTTTATAAATTTCTCCATCAGGCTCAGTAATTGACTTAAATTCATTTCTAAAGTTTGGAATATTACCCATAGTTAAAGATGGCTCGACCTTGCTTAATATCTTCTTAATATCATCTACCACATTTTTCCTCTGCCTAAATATCATCATTAAAAAGACATTAAGTTCAGTAATAAAAGACCTATCATTATTAACGAACTTAACTGTACCAGAACTCGTTAAAAATAAATTTATAACCTGATGAATACACTCTGCACTATCTCTTAAAGCCAACAAAAGCTTCTTAGCAGCATCCTTATCACGACTATTAGCAGGGGGCTTTGTTAATTTTTCTATAATTTGTTTTAATATATTAATATATCTCTCATCATTATTTAAAGCAACGTAAACATAATCTTTACTCTCTTGTGTGCTAAACTCATTTTGAAATATATCAAGTCCAAATGGAATGCTTGTATCAAAACCTGCCTTATTTGGCTCTAATATCTTATAGTTATAATCATAAGACGACTTAAGAAGAAAAACACTTGCCTCTAGCAATTCAAAATCACCACGCAAACCATGACCAATATCACCACGATTGCCATCAGGGCCTCTATCCCCCATAAACCCCCGTGGTCCAGCAGGACCTGAACAACCCAAAAAGGTGCTTAAGAGGCATATTACCATACATACTCTTTTCATTAAAAAACTCCTTTTACCAGCTCTTACACAATACTATGGCACTAATGCCGATCTTAATTCATTAACTTTGCTCTCAATTAGTGCTCTTAAAGTTTGTAAGGACTCATTATTAATCCCAATACCTCTTTTATAAATTTTTGTACGAACTCTTCCATCCAAACTGATAATTGGCTTTAATACACTTCTAATTTTTGGAACATCAATAGGATCTTGACTTAAATAAGGCTCTACCTCTATTAGTATCTCTTTAACACTAGTTAATACATCTTCCCTTTGCCTGAAAACCATCATTAAGAGAAAATTAAGTTCACTAACACCTGCTATGTTCTTACTTTGTTTTATTAAATCTAACTCAACCTCTAAGAAAGATATAATCTGACTAACAAACTGTGCACTGTCACTTAAAGCTGACAATAAAGACATAGCCTCAAACTTAACTATATCATCACTCTGATTTGTTAATATCTTTACAATTCCTTCTACTATCTTAATATCTGCAATGTCATACTTTAAACTTGCATAAAAAGCATTTCTTTGGTTATTCGGATTATTTAGATTAAATTTATCCCCAAATGCACTATGCTCAAAGAGCGCCTTAGTATCGATATCACCCTTTTGTAAATCAAATCTCTCAATATTGCTATTATATGAATGCTTAAGTCTTGTTAAGTCTGCCCCTAATATTGCAATATCACCCCGTCCCAATTCCTTTCCTGCATCTCCCCTAAGTCCCAAAGCCCCTGTAGGACCTACTGGACCTGTAAGTCCCCTTGACCCAGATAAACCTAATGAATCTGCTAGACTTGCTGAAATAGAACATCCAATCATAATAAACCCTAAGGACATTATAAAGTACATTACCATACATGATCGTACCATTAAAAAAACTCCTACTAAATTACACTTTTCCCATATAAAATAAACACACCACATATAAATATTCCTAAATCAACATTAATAATATCCATACCAATATAATAAACAATATTTATCTATATTAATTATCATATCATATTATGATGATAACTATAATAATTAAAATGCACATACCCAAATGCCATATAAATAAAATCTTTAACTAAAGTTAAAT belongs to Borrelia coriaceae and includes:
- a CDS encoding collagen-like protein: MKKICMVVCILVALGFVGCVGPDGLIGPCGPKGADGKRGLPGHDGRSDIDLLRVNYYHLLRIYDINYKAFSARKADFDRDIPFISIEFGNEFRTEEQRNSVYAGLGYSIEYIEIVKQIIIALKKIVSDANREHARGLLLALKNSSEYFHDVIEIMNSEDMIRSDVNLSRLKRGNNMEDVNELNAMLMELLYKRECVISDIKEILDSTKLFLVDPSIIHHIANIKFKLKAIVSLNGKVYKKIYTGEESLKGLRDAIEKKMLLLKQTLVP
- a CDS encoding collagen-like protein, which codes for MKRVCMVICLLSTFLGCSGPAGPRGFMGDRGPDGNRGDIGHGLRGDFELLEASVFLLKSSYDYNYKILEPNKAGFDTSIPFGLDIFQNEFSTQESKDYVYVALNNDERYINILKQIIEKLTKPPANSRDKDAAKKLLLALRDSAECIHQVINLFLTSSGTVKFVNNDRSFITELNVFLMMIFRQRKNVVDDIKKILSKVEPSLTMGNIPNFRNEFKSITEPDGEIYKKIYIGADSLRGLRGIIKNRIDASK